From Vibrio aerogenes, a single genomic window includes:
- the hutU gene encoding urocanate hydratase, with amino-acid sequence MSQTSKAGTRLDTSRTIRAPHGTELTAKSWLTEAPLRMLMNNLDPDVAEHPHELVVYGGIGRAARNWECFDKIVEVLTRLEEDQTLLVQSGKPVGVFQTHKNAPRVLIANSNLVPHWANWEHFNELDKKGLMMYGQMTAGSWIYIGSQGIVQGTYETFVAVAKKHYEGQTKGRWILTGGLGGMGGAQPLAATMAGFSMLAVECDESRIDYRLRTGYVDKKATSLDEALAMIQETDQPISVGLLGNAADIFPELVKRNITPDVVTDQTSAHDPLNGYLPLGWSMEKAADMRQQDEEQVVKAAKASMALHVQAMLTLQERGAATLDYGNNIRQMALEEGVKNAFDFPGFVPAYIRPLFCEGIGPFRWAALSGDPEDIYKTDQKVKELIPDDPHLHNWLDMARERIHFQGLPSRICWVGLKDRKRLGLAFNEMVKNGELKAPVVIGRDHLDSGSVASPNRETESMQDGSDAVSDWPLLNALLNTAGGATWVSLHHGGGVGMGFSQHSGMVICCDGSDDASERINRVLHNDPATGVMRHADAGYDIAKQCAAEQKLDLPMLNAELAKLR; translated from the coding sequence ATGTCACAAACATCTAAAGCGGGAACCCGCCTCGACACTTCAAGAACGATCCGTGCACCGCACGGTACAGAGCTGACAGCCAAATCATGGCTGACCGAAGCCCCGCTGCGAATGTTAATGAACAATCTTGACCCTGATGTCGCAGAGCATCCTCATGAGCTGGTTGTCTACGGTGGTATTGGCCGCGCAGCCCGTAACTGGGAATGCTTTGATAAAATTGTAGAAGTATTGACGCGGCTGGAAGAAGACCAGACCTTACTGGTTCAGTCCGGTAAACCTGTGGGTGTCTTTCAGACCCACAAAAATGCACCACGGGTATTAATTGCGAACTCAAACCTGGTGCCTCACTGGGCCAACTGGGAACACTTTAACGAGCTGGATAAAAAAGGTTTGATGATGTACGGCCAGATGACTGCTGGCTCATGGATCTATATCGGTTCTCAGGGGATCGTTCAGGGCACTTATGAAACCTTTGTTGCTGTCGCGAAGAAACACTATGAAGGACAAACCAAAGGTCGCTGGATTCTCACGGGCGGTCTTGGCGGTATGGGGGGCGCACAGCCACTGGCTGCGACTATGGCAGGATTTTCAATGCTGGCAGTCGAATGTGACGAGTCCCGGATCGACTATCGTCTGAGAACCGGCTATGTTGATAAAAAAGCGACATCACTCGATGAAGCACTGGCAATGATTCAGGAAACCGATCAGCCCATTTCTGTTGGTCTGCTGGGGAACGCAGCTGATATTTTCCCTGAACTGGTCAAACGAAACATCACTCCGGATGTTGTTACCGACCAGACATCAGCCCATGACCCGTTAAACGGTTATCTGCCTTTGGGCTGGAGCATGGAAAAAGCGGCTGATATGCGTCAGCAAGATGAAGAGCAGGTGGTCAAAGCTGCCAAAGCATCGATGGCGCTTCATGTTCAGGCAATGCTGACACTTCAGGAGCGTGGCGCGGCAACGCTGGATTATGGTAATAATATTCGTCAGATGGCTTTGGAAGAAGGCGTAAAAAATGCTTTCGACTTCCCCGGATTTGTACCGGCTTATATTCGTCCCCTGTTCTGCGAAGGCATTGGACCTTTCCGCTGGGCAGCACTGTCTGGCGATCCGGAAGATATTTATAAAACCGATCAGAAAGTCAAAGAACTGATCCCGGATGATCCGCACCTGCATAACTGGCTGGACATGGCCCGTGAACGCATTCATTTTCAGGGGCTTCCTTCCCGTATCTGCTGGGTTGGCCTGAAAGATCGTAAACGCCTTGGTCTTGCATTCAATGAAATGGTCAAAAATGGTGAGCTGAAAGCCCCCGTAGTCATTGGCCGTGACCATCTCGATTCAGGCTCCGTCGCCAGTCCGAACCGCGAAACAGAAAGTATGCAGGATGGCTCTGACGCAGTATCCGACTGGCCATTACTGAATGCGCTGTTGAATACCGCAGGTGGAGCAACCTGGGTATCACTTCACCACGGTGGTGGCGTGGGTATGGGATTCTCTCAACATTCCGGCATGGTGATTTGCTGTGACGGTAGCGATGACGCCAGCGAAAGAATTAACCGGGTGCTGCATAATGATCCGGCCACAGGTGTGATGCGTCACGCAGATGCAGGATATGACATTGCCAAACAGTGTGCTGCAGAACAAAAACTTGATTTACCGATGCTGAATGCAGAACTGGCAAAACTAAGATAA
- the hutI gene encoding imidazolonepropionase, protein MDLILSNAKIVTMVPGETGYQVSEPKFIGIKNGKIEAISNHPLHVSFGLHEIDCSGVLLTPGLIDCHTHLIYAGNRSHEFEMRQQGATYQEIARQGGGILSTVNATREATEEELVRLALPRLDGLIHSGVTTVEIKSGYGLTLNDELKMLRAARMLAQERSIHIETTLLAAHAVPPEYKDRPDDYIDYICTTIIPAVARQQLASAVDVFCESIGFSLEQTEKVFQCAQTHGLAVKGHTEQLSNLGGTALTARYQGLSADHIEYLDQAGVQAMAKSNTVATLLPGAFYFLKETQHPPVELLREHQVSMAIATDCNPGTSPFSDLTLMMNMACTQFGLTPEEALRGVTSHAAQALGLQHQKGQIQTGMDADITLWNISHPAELSYEAGIPRVAGRVVNGKFTTGNASPSLSKFSTTSSDGK, encoded by the coding sequence ATGGATCTGATCCTTTCAAATGCAAAAATAGTCACGATGGTACCCGGCGAAACTGGCTATCAGGTCAGTGAACCTAAATTTATTGGTATCAAAAACGGGAAAATTGAGGCCATTTCAAATCACCCACTGCATGTTTCATTTGGGCTGCATGAAATCGACTGCTCTGGCGTTTTACTGACTCCAGGACTGATCGATTGTCATACCCACCTGATATATGCCGGTAACAGAAGCCATGAGTTTGAAATGCGCCAGCAAGGGGCCACTTATCAGGAAATAGCCCGCCAAGGGGGTGGCATTTTATCCACGGTCAATGCAACCCGCGAAGCGACTGAAGAAGAATTAGTCCGTTTGGCGCTGCCCCGTCTGGATGGCCTGATCCATAGTGGCGTAACCACTGTTGAAATCAAATCCGGCTACGGACTGACGCTGAACGACGAACTGAAAATGCTCCGGGCCGCTAGAATGCTGGCTCAGGAGCGGTCAATCCATATCGAAACCACCCTGTTAGCTGCTCATGCCGTACCACCGGAATATAAAGATCGTCCGGACGACTATATCGACTATATCTGTACGACCATCATTCCAGCCGTTGCCAGACAGCAGCTCGCCTCAGCCGTCGATGTATTTTGTGAATCTATCGGCTTTTCGCTGGAGCAAACCGAAAAAGTATTTCAGTGCGCTCAGACCCATGGCCTGGCAGTCAAAGGGCATACAGAACAGCTATCGAATCTTGGGGGAACGGCGCTCACTGCCCGCTATCAGGGGCTTTCAGCCGACCACATTGAGTATCTCGATCAGGCAGGTGTTCAGGCAATGGCGAAATCAAATACCGTCGCAACTCTTTTACCCGGCGCTTTCTACTTCCTGAAAGAAACGCAACATCCTCCGGTGGAGCTCCTCAGAGAGCATCAGGTATCGATGGCCATCGCCACAGACTGTAATCCCGGTACATCTCCTTTCAGTGACCTGACGCTGATGATGAATATGGCCTGTACTCAATTTGGCCTGACGCCGGAAGAAGCCCTTCGTGGTGTCACCAGCCACGCTGCGCAGGCTCTTGGGTTGCAACACCAAAAAGGACAGATTCAAACAGGTATGGATGCGGATATCACACTGTGGAATATCTCTCATCCAGCCGAACTCAGCTACGAAGCTGGCATACCACGGGTTGCCGGCCGGGTGGTCAATGGTAAATTCACCACAGGAAATGCATCGCCGTCATTATCAAAATTCAGCACAACCTCAAGTGATGGAAAATAA
- the rpoD gene encoding RNA polymerase sigma factor RpoD codes for MDQNPQSQLKQLVLKGKEQGYLTYAEVNDHLPAEIVDSEQVEDIIQMINDMGIKVVETAPDADDLALNDDTNITDEDVAEAAAAALSSVENEIGRTTDPVRMYMREMGTVELLTREGEIDIAKRIEEGINQVQSAVAEYPGTIPYILEQFDKVQAEELRLTDLITGFVDPDADETTAPTATHIGSELTGADLDDEDIPIDSSAKDSDEDEEEDEEGEGSSDDEEEEDESGIDPELALEKFSELRNKFQDYQLAVNEFGNANQKASDASELVLDVFREFRLTPKQFDHLVDTLRGSMDRVRTQERLIMKHVVEYGKMPKKTFITLFTGNESNEAWLDEALASDKPYVDKIRNSEEDIRRSIQKLKAIEEETSLTVNRIKDISRRMSIGEAKARRAKKEMVEANLRLVISIAKKYTNRGLQFLDLIQEGNIGLMKAVDKFEYRRGYKFSTYATWWIRQAITRSIADQARTIRIPVHMIETINKLNRISRQMLQEMGREPLPEELAERMMMPEDKIRKVLKIAKEPISMETPIGDDEDSHLGDFIEDTTLDLPIESATSTSLKVATRDVLAGLTPREAKVLRMRFGIDMNTDHTLEEVGKQFDVTRERIRQIEAKALRKLRHPSRSETLRSFLDE; via the coding sequence ATGGATCAAAATCCGCAGTCACAGCTTAAACAACTTGTTCTTAAAGGCAAAGAACAAGGTTATCTGACCTACGCTGAAGTTAATGACCACCTACCTGCAGAAATCGTTGATTCGGAGCAGGTAGAAGACATTATTCAGATGATTAATGACATGGGTATCAAAGTTGTTGAAACAGCACCGGATGCCGATGATCTCGCTCTGAATGACGACACTAATATCACTGATGAAGATGTCGCAGAAGCAGCCGCAGCAGCCTTATCAAGTGTAGAAAATGAAATTGGTCGTACAACTGATCCTGTTCGTATGTATATGCGGGAAATGGGAACAGTTGAGCTTCTTACCCGTGAAGGGGAAATCGATATTGCAAAGCGCATTGAAGAAGGGATTAACCAGGTTCAAAGTGCTGTTGCTGAATATCCGGGAACGATTCCTTACATCCTGGAACAATTTGACAAAGTTCAGGCAGAAGAACTTCGCCTGACCGACCTGATCACAGGCTTTGTTGACCCGGATGCAGATGAAACTACGGCTCCTACCGCTACACATATCGGCTCAGAACTGACAGGTGCAGATCTCGATGATGAAGACATTCCCATCGATTCCAGTGCCAAAGACAGCGATGAAGACGAAGAAGAGGATGAAGAAGGCGAAGGCTCATCTGATGATGAAGAAGAAGAGGATGAGTCAGGTATTGATCCGGAACTTGCTCTTGAAAAATTCAGCGAGCTGCGTAACAAGTTTCAGGATTACCAACTGGCTGTCAACGAGTTTGGTAATGCGAATCAAAAAGCCTCTGATGCCTCTGAGTTGGTTCTGGACGTCTTCCGTGAATTCCGTCTGACACCCAAACAATTTGATCATCTGGTCGATACACTTCGTGGTTCAATGGATCGTGTCCGTACACAGGAACGGCTGATCATGAAGCATGTGGTCGAATACGGCAAAATGCCGAAGAAAACGTTTATCACATTATTTACCGGCAATGAATCAAATGAAGCCTGGCTCGATGAAGCACTGGCTTCTGATAAGCCCTATGTGGATAAAATACGGAATAGCGAAGAAGATATTCGTCGCTCAATTCAAAAGCTGAAAGCGATTGAAGAAGAAACTTCCCTGACCGTCAACCGAATCAAAGATATCAGCCGCAGAATGTCGATTGGTGAAGCCAAAGCACGTCGTGCGAAGAAAGAAATGGTTGAAGCCAACCTGCGTTTGGTTATTTCGATTGCGAAGAAATATACCAATCGCGGATTACAATTCCTGGATCTGATTCAGGAAGGAAACATTGGCTTGATGAAAGCTGTTGATAAATTTGAATACCGCCGTGGTTATAAGTTCTCAACTTATGCAACATGGTGGATTCGTCAGGCAATCACCCGTTCTATCGCCGATCAGGCACGGACAATCCGTATTCCTGTACATATGATTGAAACGATTAACAAACTGAATCGTATCTCCCGTCAAATGCTACAGGAAATGGGCCGTGAACCCCTTCCGGAAGAGCTGGCAGAACGAATGATGATGCCTGAAGACAAAATCCGTAAAGTACTCAAAATCGCTAAAGAGCCCATCTCAATGGAAACCCCAATTGGTGATGATGAAGATTCGCATCTGGGTGATTTTATTGAAGATACAACGCTGGATCTACCGATTGAGTCCGCAACATCAACCAGCCTGAAAGTCGCCACCCGCGATGTTCTTGCCGGTTTGACACCGCGTGAAGCAAAAGTCTTACGGATGCGTTTTGGTATTGACATGAATACGGACCATACGCTGGAAGAAGTCGGTAAACAGTTTGACGTTACCCGTGAGCGTATTCGTCAGATTGAGGCGAAAGCACTGCGAAAATTACGTCACCCAAGCCGATCTGAAACGCTGCGTAGTTTCCTTGATGAGTAG